One Halictus rubicundus isolate RS-2024b chromosome 10, iyHalRubi1_principal, whole genome shotgun sequence genomic window carries:
- the LOC143357836 gene encoding glutathione S-transferase 1-1-like, whose amino-acid sequence MAVDLYYVATSSPCRAVLLTAEAIGFPLNLKEVNLMAGDHLKPEYEQINPQKTVPFLVDGDFKLSESRAIMSYLVDEYGKNPRLNPQTPNARALVNHRLHFDLGTLYHALANYYYPVAFGKADEYDPEMYTKLRAAFEILNIFLEGQEYVAGRYLTIADLALAATVSTIEAFGFDMEEYHNVARWMEKMKTSAPGYRKANGEGLLLLKKFLEDSKNAEPDE is encoded by the exons ATGGCGGTGGATTTATATTATGTGGCAACGAGTTCGCCTTGCAGAGCAGTTCTTCTAACGGCGGAAGCGATTGGGTTCCCTTTAAACCTGAAGGAAGTCAATTTGATGGCCGGCGACCATTTGAAGCCAGAATACGAACAG ATAAATCCACAGAAAACCGTTCCCTTTCTCGTGGATGGCGACTTTAAGCTCTCCGAGAG CCGGGCCATCATGTCATACTTGGTGGACGAGTATGGCAAAAACCCTAGATTGAATCCGCAAACGCCGAATGCTCGGGCTTTGGTCAATCATCGGTTGCATTTCGACCTTGGCACTCTGTACCATGCCCTGGCCAATTACTAT taCCCGGTTGCGTTCGGCAAAGCCGATGAATACGATCCAGAGATGTACACAAAATTACGAGCTGCGTTcgaaattttgaatattttcttgGAAGGACAGGAGTATGTTGCTGGACGTTATTTAACCATTGCTGATCTAGCATTGGCTGCGACAGTGTCCACCATAGAG GCTTTTGGCTTTGATATGGAGGAGTACCATAACGTGGCCAGATGGATGGAGAAAATGAAGACGTCTGCACCTGGGTATCGCAAAGCTAATGGCGAGGGGCTGTTACTGTTGAAGAAATTCCTTGAAGACTCGAAGAACGCGGAACCGGATGAATAA
- the LOC143357626 gene encoding uncharacterized protein LOC143357626, with protein sequence MTTDQRRARSIASDLCRLSTERSPVSKFEIQLFECGYLEFAMGLKHGKGFSIVLSAILMKCVGIWFADNRFEERLRNGTLIYTVIAIVFGVWVQAEDLFHTWDDFGARTYIACNIMCLNIALLKIFIISLHKKKFLGLVEYMDRNFWHTNYAPYEQMIFVSWKRICTYFICIFTFFTEASIMGYAIRPIVANVGKNDSDRILPFNMWIDFPWTMTPYFEITFALQVLSLYHVGVCYICCDNFLCIMNLHVAGQFRILQNRLKNMHRLQSADGKHEKWSDCSLDSQEKHYYTFKSYVRQHQALIAYCAELEHIFRPIVLAQVLTFSLLICFVGYQAILADVPITRRIIFVNLLTSSMCQLLMFTYSCDCLIRESAAISTAAYAVPWVKFPMDKYGKQFRRDLQFVLMRTRRPCCLTANKFFAVSLETYTSVLSTAMSYFTLLKQNSSHQMDIQIKYEFIRIEDVTIDFAIMNKLQFSVERARNKSGTFLCRLAHINHNRFALFALILKQPLTISRITNSPEQLNTMNRIAEQKFNDFSVNLTIPFLKYFGFWIATGREKIFSYIIIVITYVQFIYMICGAVFDVMFMSPDFNTQLYYTVTAVSIFTSLFKLTAIYPYKNEFFNLILYLQRKFLNSEYTEYERNLLTACKNTSRIFICSFTILTHATVLGYAAIPFFENIGRNESDRILIVNMWMNVIAFSPYYEIVYIAQVFCTLKIGVVYHSYDNFLCIMNLHVATQFRILHHRLESLKSTYCSEGLVQMSSNSHSNDSNYGADCYATFKTYIRQHQALLAYCKKLNKVFNIYALGQVIIFTLTLCLDAYQLLMADVLPSKKMTFVFHMLGCLAQLLMFTYSCDGLIHESAKVAESAYAIPWTYFPMSKHGKKIRNDLLFLLMKSSEPCYIAAYKFFPVSLETYTKVLSTGVSYFTLLKESSDSGT encoded by the exons ATGACCACAGATCAAAGACGGGCAAGATCGATCGCTTCTGATCTATGCCGATTATCAACGGAAAGATCGCCGGTCTCGAAATTCGAAATCCAGCTATTCGAATGCGGCTATTTGGAATTCGCCATGGGTTTAAAGCATGGCAAAGGTTTCTCTATCGTTCTATCAGCTATCTTGATGAAGTGCGTCGGCATTTGGTTCGCGGACAATCGTTTCGAAGAACGTTTGAGGAATGGCACGCTAATCTATACCGTGATCGCTATTGTTTTCGGCGTGTGGGTGCAGGCGGAGGACCTTTTTCACACGTGGGATGACTTTGGT GCTCGAACGTACATCGCATGCAATATTATGTGCCTGAACATCGCCTTGCTCAAGATATTCATCATATCGTTGCACAAAAAGAAATTTCTCGGTTTGGTCGAGTACATGGACAGAAACTTTTGGCACACGAACTATGCACCATACGAGCAAATGATCTTTGTCAGTTGGAAACGCATTTGCACTTACTTCATCTGCATCTTCACTTTCTTCACGGAAGCCTCCATCATGGGTTACGCGATCAGGCCAATTGTAG CAAATGTTGGCAAAAATGACTCCGACAGGATACTGCCGTTCAACATGTGGATCGATTTTCCGTGGACCATGACGCCATACtttgaaataacttttgcaTTGCAG GTTCTATCCCTGTACCACGTGGGCGTGTGTTACATTTGCTGCGACAATTTCCTGTGCATCATGAACCTGCACGTGGCCGGTCAGTTCCGCATATTGCAGAACAGATTGAAGAACATGCACAGATTGCAGAGCGCCGATGGAAAGCACGAAAAATGGAGCGATTGTTCGCTAGATTCGCAGGAGAAGCATTACTACACTTTCAAAAGTTACGTGCGACAACATCAAGCGCTCATTGCGTACTGCGCCGAGCTTGAACACATCTTCAGACCGATTGTGCTCGCGCAAGTGCTGACTTTCAGCTTGCTGATTTGCTTCGTGGGATATCAGGCGATCTTG GCAGACGTGCCGATAACGAGGCGCATTATATTCGTGAACCTGTTGACCTCGAGCATGTGTCAGCTGCTGATGTTCACGTACAGTTGCGATTGCTTGATACGCGAAAGTGCAGCCATATCCACGGCAGCATACGCAGTCCCGTGGGTCAAGTTCCCCATGGATAAATATGGAAAACAATTTCGAAGGGATTTACAGTTTGTCTTGATGAGAACGAGGCGACCATGTTGTCTGACCGCCAACAAATTCTTTGCAGTTTCACTGGAAACTTACACGAGC GTACTCAGCACTGCAATGTCATACTTCACACTGTTGAAACAGAACTCTTCTCACCAAATGG ATATACAAATTAAGTATGAATTTATAAGAATTGAA GATGTGACAATAGATTTCGCGATAATGAATAAACTACAGTTCTCTGTGGAAAGAGCA AGGAACAAAAGCGGAACATTTCTATGTAGATTGGCACATATTAACCATAATCGTTTCGCTCTATTCGCGCTGATTTTGAAACAACCGTTAACCATCTCCCGAATTACCAATTCTCCGGAACAATTGAACACGATGAACAGAATCGCTGAACAGAAGTTCAACGATTTTTCTGTAAACTTAACGATCCCGTTTTTGAAGTATTTCGGATTCTGGATAGCAACTGGACGCGAGAAGATATTCAGTTATATTATAATAGTGATTACGTACGTCCAGTTCATTTATATGATATGTGGCGCGGTGTTTGATGTTATGTTCATGAGTCCAGATTTCAAC ACACAACTGTACTACACGGTCACTGCTGTATCAATATTCACCAGCCTCTTCAAGTTGACCGCTATATATCCATACAAGAACGAATTTTTTAACTTGATTCTCTATTTGCAACGTAAATTCTTAAACTCGGAGTACACTGAATACGAGAGAAATCTGTTGACGGCTTGCAAAAACACTTCCAGGATTTTCATCTGCAGCTTTACCATCCTTACACATGCAACGGTATTAGGCTACGCCGCGATCCCATTTTTTG aAAACATAGGCAGAAATGAGTCAGATAGAATACTGATTGTGAACATGTGGATGAACGTAATTGCTTTTTCACCGTATTACGAGATCGTCTATATTGCTCAG GTCTTTTGCACGTTGAAAATCGGCGTGGTATACCACAGCTACGACAATTTTCTGTGCATCATGAATCTACACGTAGCCACGCAATTTCGTATTCTGCATCATAGACTCGAGAGCCTGAAGAGTACTTACTGTTCAGAAGGACTCGTTCAAATGTCTTCAAATTCACACTCGAATGATTCGAATTATGGTGCTGACTGCTACGCCACGTTCAAGACGTACATTCGACAGCACCAGGCTCTTCTTGCGTATTGCAAGAAGCTTAACAAGGTGTTTAATATTTATGCTTTAGGACAAGTTATAATATTTACCCTGACACTCTGCCTCGACGCGTATCAGCTGCTAATG GCAGATGTACTACCGTCGAAAAAAATGACTTTTGTGTTTCACATGCTCGGCTGCCTCGCGCAATTGTTAATGTTCACGTACAGTTGCGATGGTTTGATCCATGAGAGCGCGAAAGTGGCTGAGTCGGCGTATGCAATTCCATGGACTTATTTTCCGATGAGCAAACATGGAAAAAAGATCAGGAACGACCTGCTATTTCTTCTCATGAAGTCCAGTGAACCTTGTTATATCGCCGCCTACAAATTTTTCCCTGTTTCCCTCGAGACCTACACTAAG GTATTAAGTACTGGAGTATCATACTTTACACTGTTGAAAGAATCTAGTGATTCTGGAACGTGA
- the LOC143357627 gene encoding odorant receptor 13a-like, whose protein sequence is MGLFFVGCHLVLLVYQAGLCHFCFDNILCIMNLHVATQFRILQYRLSTLKSETVVEDSASRVPSAAENSYMMFRRYVQQHKMLIAYCNKLEEVFNLIVFAQVFIFSVLICLSGLQILMNVIQNLFNYVANIEKLIFNQGKSGIFYRQLQLADLLMFTYSCDGLIQESLNVAPAVYSSPWAYLPMDKHGKMLRKDVVLVIMRSRIPCCLTAKGFFPVSLETYTKVWSTAASYFTLLRQTMDDMGNS, encoded by the exons ATGGGTTTATTTTTCGTAGGATGCCATTTG GTATTACTTGTGTATCAGGCTGGCCTTTGTCACTTCTGCTTCGACAATATTCTGTGTATTATGAATCTTCACGTGGCCACGCAATTTCGAATACTGCAGTACAGACTGTCAACCCTGAAGAGTGAAACTGTTGTTGAAGATTCGGCGTCGCGTGTGCCAAGTGCCGCAGAGAATTCTTACATGATGTTCAGGAGATATGTCCAACAGCACAAGATGCTTATCGCGTATTGCAACAAGCTCGAAGAAGTATTCAATCTGATAGTGTTCGCACAGGTGTTCATCTTTAGCGTGCTGATATGTCTCAGTGGGTTGCAAATACTTATG AATGTAATTCAAAACCTCTTCAACTATGTTGCAAacatagaaaaattaatttttaaccaAGGGAAATCTGGTATCTTCTATAGGCAACTACAGTTGGCAGAC CTGTTGATGTTCACCTACAGCTGCGACGGTTTGATTCAGGAAAGTCTGAACGTAGCACCAGCAGTTTATAGTTCTCCGTGGGCTTACCTGCCTATGGATAAACATGGAAAAATGTTGCGAAAGGACGTCGTCCTAGTTATCATGAGATCCAGAATTCCATGTTGCTTAACGGCCAAAGGATTCTTCCCTGTATCTTTGGAAACATACACAAAG GTATGGAGTACAGCTGCTTCATACTTCACACTGTTGAGACAGACGATGGACGATATGGGAAATTCGTAG
- the LOC143357832 gene encoding odorant receptor 10-like, translating into MFGLDTDDFSIAVASIFMKITGIWTSKTRIEQYTRTFATYYTIFMVALCIFVQSLDLVRGGLDAGALLYTIVNVLCASNDLFKLFVLFVYKKDFLSLVVHLRRQFLESDYDAYERTILDACKSNCAIFIGSFTFFTHVTLVGYILGPLIVSIGKNESDRIFPFALPPVPFCITPYYEITFFVQALVVYQSGLCHFCVDNILCIMNLHVATQFRILQHRLSNLKSENIVDDSVTRVRTASENSYITFKRCVQQHKMLIAYCNKLEEIFSLIVFAQILVFSVLICLNGLQILVATTVGRRYTSLFFLATFFVQLLMFTYSCDGLIQESLNVAPAVYSSPWACLPMNEHGKMLRKDVVLVIMRSRIPCCLTAKGFFPISLETYTKVWSTAVSYFTLLRQTMDDLESS; encoded by the exons ATGTTCGGGTTAGATACTGACGATTTTTCAATCGCTGTAGCATCGATTTTCATGAAGATCACCGGTATTTGGACATCCAAGACCCGAATCGAGCAATATACCAGAACCTTCGCTACGTATTATACTATCTTCATGGTGGCTCTCTGTATTTTCGTGCAGTCTTTAGATCTCGTTCGTGGCGGTTTAGATGCTGGT GCGCTTCTATATACAATTGTCAATGTTCTATGCGCGAGCAATGATCTATTCAAATTGTTCGTGCTGTTCGTGTATAAGAAGGACTTTTTGAGTTTAGTGGTCCATCTACGACGACAGTTTTTGGAATCGGATTATGACGCGTATGAGAGAACTATATTAGACGCATGCAAAAGTAACTGTGCGATTTTCATCGGTTCCTTCACCTTCTTTACACATGTGACTTTAGTCGGTTACATCCTAGGCCCACTGATTG TAAGTATTGGGAAAAACGAATCGGACAGGATCTTTCCATTCGCCTTGCCGCCAGTGCCGTTCTGCATTACGCCATACTACGAGATAACGTTTTTTGTGCAG GCTTTAGTAGTATATCAGTCCGGTCTTTGTCATTTTTGCGTCGACAATATTCTGTGTATTATGAATCTTCATGTGGCCACGCAATTTCGAATACTGCAGCACAGACTATCGAACCTGAAGAGTGAAAACATCGTTGATGATTCAGTGACGCGTGTGCGAACTGCCTCAGAGAATTCTTACATTACGTTTAAGAGATGTGTCCAGCAGCACAAGATGCTTATCGCATATTGCAACAAACTTGAAGAAATATTCAGTCTGATAGTGTTTGCACAGATACTCGTCTTTAGCGTGCTGATATGTCTCAATGGATTGCAAATACTTGTG GCAACTACAGTTGGCAGACGTTATACCTCTCTATTTTTCCTTGCGACCTTCTTCGTTCAGCTGTTGATGTTCACTTATAGCTGCGACGGTTTAATTCAGGAAAGCCTGAATGTAGCACCAGCAGTTTATAGTTCTCCGTGGGCTTGCTTGCCTATGAATGAACATGGAAAAATGTTGCGAAAAGACGTCGTCCTAGTTATCATGAGATCCAGAATTCCTTGTTGCTTAACAGCCAAAGGATTCTTCCCAATATCCTTGGAGACATACACGAAG GTATGGAGTACAGCTGTGTCATACTTCACACTATTGAGACAGACAATGGATGATTTGGAAAGTTCTTAA